One window of the Klebsiella oxytoca genome contains the following:
- the cgtA gene encoding Obg family GTPase CgtA, producing the protein MKFVDEATILVVAGDGGNGCVSFRREKYIPRGGPDGGDGGDGGDVWLEADENLNTLIDYRFEKSFRAERGQNGQSRDCTGKRGKDVTVKVPVGTRVIDQGTGETMGDMTKHGQRLMVAKGGWHGLGNTRFKSSVNRTPRQKTMGTPGDKRDLQLELMLLADVGMLGMPNAGKSTFIRAVSAAKPKVADYPFTTLVPSLGVVRMDNEKSFVVADIPGLIEGAAEGAGLGIRFLKHLERCRVLLHLIDIEPIDGSDPVENARIIIGELEKYSEKLASKPRWLVFNKIDLMDKAEAEAKAKAIAEALGWEDKFYLISAASQQGVKDLCWDVMTFIIENPVVHVEEAKPAEKVEFMWDDYHRQQLEEAEVEDDEDWDDDWDEDDEEGVEFIYKR; encoded by the coding sequence ATGAAGTTTGTTGATGAAGCAACGATCCTGGTCGTTGCAGGCGATGGCGGTAATGGTTGCGTTAGCTTCCGCCGCGAAAAATATATCCCGCGAGGCGGCCCGGACGGCGGTGACGGCGGTGACGGCGGTGATGTCTGGCTTGAAGCGGACGAAAACCTGAACACCCTGATTGACTATCGTTTTGAAAAGTCTTTCCGCGCCGAGCGCGGGCAGAACGGCCAGAGCCGCGACTGTACCGGTAAACGTGGTAAAGACGTGACGGTGAAAGTGCCGGTAGGGACGCGTGTGATTGACCAGGGAACCGGCGAAACGATGGGCGATATGACCAAACACGGTCAGCGCCTGATGGTCGCAAAAGGCGGCTGGCACGGCCTGGGTAATACCCGTTTCAAATCTTCCGTTAACCGTACCCCGCGCCAAAAGACGATGGGTACGCCGGGCGATAAGCGCGACCTGCAGCTGGAGCTGATGCTGCTGGCGGACGTTGGAATGCTGGGAATGCCCAATGCGGGCAAATCGACCTTTATCCGTGCTGTTTCTGCAGCGAAGCCTAAAGTCGCTGACTATCCGTTCACGACGCTGGTGCCGAGCCTCGGCGTGGTGCGTATGGATAACGAGAAGAGCTTCGTGGTTGCGGATATTCCAGGGCTGATTGAAGGCGCTGCTGAAGGCGCAGGCCTCGGTATCCGCTTCCTGAAGCACCTGGAGCGCTGCCGCGTGCTGCTGCATCTCATCGATATCGAACCGATTGACGGCTCCGATCCGGTTGAGAACGCGCGGATCATTATCGGTGAGCTGGAAAAATACAGTGAGAAGCTGGCTTCTAAACCGCGCTGGCTGGTCTTTAACAAAATTGACCTGATGGACAAAGCCGAGGCGGAAGCCAAAGCGAAAGCCATCGCTGAAGCTTTGGGCTGGGAAGATAAGTTCTACCTGATTTCGGCTGCCAGCCAGCAGGGCGTCAAAGACCTGTGCTGGGACGTCATGACCTTTATCATTGAAAACCCGGTTGTGCATGTGGAAGAAGCGAAGCCCGCGGAAAAAGTCGAGTTTATGTGGGACGACTACCACCGCCAGCAGCTTGAAGAAGCTGAAGTGGAAGATGATGAAGACTGGGATGACGATTGGGACGAAGACGACGAAGAAGGCGTTGAATTCATCTACAAACGTTAA
- a CDS encoding DMT family transporter, which translates to MKQQAGIGIVLALTTAMCWGALPIAMKQVLEVMEPPTVVFYRFLMASIGLGAILAMKRKLPPLRIFRKPRWLILLVIATAGLFGNFILFSSSLQYLSPTASQVIGQLSPVGMMVASVFVLKEKMRGTQVVGALMLVSGLVMFFNTSLIEIFTRLTDYTWGVIFGVGAAMVWVSYGVAQKVLLRRLASQQILFLLYTLCTISLLPLATPSQVLALSDWQLACLVFCGLNTLVGYGALAEAMARWQAAQVSALITLTPLFTLLFSDLLSLAWPDVFARPLLNLMGYLGAFVVVAGAMYSAVGHRLWGRWRKREAVVPLPRSGE; encoded by the coding sequence ATGAAGCAGCAGGCCGGCATCGGCATAGTTTTAGCGCTCACCACAGCGATGTGTTGGGGGGCCCTGCCGATCGCAATGAAGCAGGTTCTTGAGGTCATGGAACCGCCGACGGTGGTTTTTTATCGCTTTTTGATGGCAAGTATTGGTCTTGGCGCCATTCTGGCTATGAAAAGAAAACTGCCTCCGCTGCGTATTTTTCGCAAGCCGCGCTGGCTGATATTGCTGGTTATTGCGACAGCTGGCTTGTTCGGTAACTTCATTCTGTTTAGTTCTTCCTTGCAATATCTCAGCCCCACCGCTTCTCAGGTGATTGGCCAGTTATCCCCGGTCGGTATGATGGTGGCCAGCGTTTTTGTCCTCAAGGAGAAAATGCGCGGCACTCAAGTCGTGGGTGCGCTAATGCTGGTGAGCGGTCTGGTGATGTTTTTTAACACCAGCCTGATTGAGATTTTTACCCGCCTGACGGACTACACGTGGGGGGTAATTTTCGGCGTAGGGGCGGCAATGGTATGGGTCAGCTACGGCGTCGCGCAAAAGGTGTTATTACGCCGTCTGGCGTCACAGCAAATTCTTTTTTTGCTGTACACTTTATGTACGATATCGCTCTTGCCGCTGGCGACGCCTTCACAGGTGTTGGCATTAAGCGACTGGCAGCTGGCCTGCCTGGTTTTTTGTGGGCTAAACACCCTTGTAGGATACGGTGCGCTGGCGGAAGCGATGGCGCGCTGGCAGGCGGCGCAGGTGAGCGCGTTGATTACTTTAACGCCGCTATTCACGCTGCTATTTTCAGATTTATTATCACTGGCCTGGCCCGACGTTTTCGCCAGACCGCTGTTGAACCTGATGGGTTATCTCGGTGCGTTTGTCGTGGTTGCGGGCGCGATGTATTCCGCCGTCGGTCATCGTCTTTGGGGACGGTGGCGTAAGCGAGAAGCGGTTGTGCCGCTCCCCCGCTCAGGCGAATGA
- the rpmA gene encoding 50S ribosomal protein L27: MAHKKAGGSTRNGRDSEAKRLGVKRFGGESVLAGSIIVRQRGTKFHAGTNVGCGRDHTLFAKADGKVKFEVKGPNNRKYISIVAE; this comes from the coding sequence ATGGCACATAAAAAGGCTGGCGGCTCAACTCGTAACGGTCGCGATTCAGAAGCTAAACGCCTGGGCGTTAAGCGTTTCGGTGGCGAATCCGTTCTGGCGGGTAGCATCATCGTTCGTCAACGTGGTACCAAGTTCCACGCTGGCACTAACGTAGGTTGCGGTCGTGACCACACTCTGTTTGCTAAAGCAGACGGTAAAGTGAAATTCGAAGTTAAAGGCCCGAACAACCGTAAATACATCAGCATCGTTGCTGAGTAA
- the rplU gene encoding 50S ribosomal protein L21, with amino-acid sequence MYAVFQSGGKQHRVSEGQTIRLEKLDIATGEAVEFAEVLMIANGEEIKIGVPFVEGGVIKAEVVAHGRGEKVKIVKFRRRKHYRKQQGHRQWFTDVKITGISA; translated from the coding sequence ATGTACGCGGTTTTCCAAAGTGGTGGTAAACAACACCGAGTAAGCGAAGGTCAAACCATTCGCCTGGAAAAGCTGGACATCGCAACTGGCGAAGCTGTTGAGTTCGCTGAAGTGCTGATGATCGCAAACGGTGAAGAAATTAAGATCGGCGTTCCTTTCGTTGAGGGCGGCGTAATTAAAGCTGAAGTTGTTGCACACGGTCGTGGCGAGAAAGTTAAAATCGTTAAGTTTCGTCGTCGTAAACACTACCGTAAGCAGCAGGGCCATCGTCAGTGGTTCACTGATGTGAAAATTACTGGCATCAGCGCCTAA
- the ispB gene encoding octaprenyl diphosphate synthase, with protein sequence MNLEKINELTAQDMAGVNATILEQLDSDVQLINQLGYYIISGGGKRIRPMIAVLAARAVGYQGNAHVAIAALIEFIHTATLLHDDVVDESDMRRGKATANAAFGNAASVLVGDFIYTRAFQMMTSLGSLRVLEVMSEAVNVIAEGEVLQLMNVNDPDITEENYMRVIYSKTARLFEAAAQCSGILAGCTAEEEQALQDYGRYLGTAFQLIDDLLDYSSDGERLGKNVGDDLNEGKPTLPLLHAMQHGNSEQSAMIRGAIEQGNGRHLLEAVLETMATCGSLEWTQKRAEEEADKAIAALQVLPDTQWREALIGLAHIAVKRDH encoded by the coding sequence ATGAATTTAGAAAAAATCAATGAGTTAACCGCGCAGGACATGGCGGGCGTTAATGCGACAATCCTTGAGCAACTCGACTCTGATGTCCAGCTTATCAATCAGTTAGGCTACTACATCATTAGCGGAGGCGGTAAACGCATTCGCCCGATGATTGCCGTACTGGCTGCACGTGCCGTCGGCTATCAGGGTAATGCTCATGTCGCCATTGCTGCACTGATCGAATTTATCCATACCGCCACCCTGCTGCATGATGATGTCGTCGATGAGTCTGACATGCGCCGGGGAAAAGCCACGGCAAACGCCGCTTTTGGCAACGCCGCTAGCGTGCTGGTTGGCGATTTCATCTACACACGCGCCTTTCAGATGATGACCAGCCTTGGTTCATTAAGAGTTCTCGAAGTGATGTCGGAAGCCGTTAACGTTATTGCAGAAGGCGAAGTCCTGCAGTTAATGAACGTTAACGACCCGGATATCACAGAAGAAAACTATATGCGGGTCATTTACAGCAAGACCGCCCGTTTATTTGAAGCCGCAGCTCAGTGCTCCGGAATTCTCGCCGGCTGTACCGCAGAAGAAGAACAAGCGTTACAGGATTATGGACGCTATCTGGGTACCGCTTTCCAGCTGATTGACGATTTACTCGACTACAGTTCAGACGGTGAACGGCTGGGTAAAAATGTCGGTGACGATCTGAATGAAGGCAAACCCACCCTTCCGCTGCTGCACGCTATGCAACACGGCAACTCCGAGCAATCAGCCATGATCCGTGGAGCGATTGAGCAGGGCAACGGCCGTCATCTTCTCGAAGCCGTACTGGAAACGATGGCTACCTGCGGCTCGCTTGAATGGACCCAAAAGCGCGCGGAGGAAGAAGCTGATAAAGCGATTGCCGCGCTTCAGGTCCTTCCGGATACCCAATGGCGCGAAGCGCTAATTGGCCTCGCCCATATCGCCGTGAAGCGCGATCATTAA
- the sfsB gene encoding DNA-binding transcriptional regulator SfsB, with product MDKFIDWHPADIIAGLRKKGTSLAAESRRNGLSSSTLANALTRPWPKGELIIANALETDPWVIWPSRYHDPHTHQFIDRTQMMRQRKNNK from the coding sequence ATGGATAAGTTCATCGACTGGCATCCGGCGGATATTATTGCCGGATTACGCAAAAAAGGGACGTCGCTGGCAGCTGAATCGCGGCGTAATGGTTTAAGTTCTTCAACTCTCGCCAATGCTTTAACCCGGCCGTGGCCCAAAGGCGAGCTGATTATTGCTAACGCGCTGGAAACCGATCCGTGGGTGATCTGGCCATCGCGCTATCACGATCCTCATACCCACCAGTTTATCGACAGAACGCAAATGATGCGCCAAAGGAAGAATAACAAATAG